The nucleotide sequence GGCGTAGCTTGCTTCTGCGGTAGCAGTAGGGCTGTTCGCGCCAGCGTTGCGAAGCAATACTTCAAAGAGCAGGGAGGAGCCGCAAAGCTCGACGGGCGATGAACCCGGATGGGGGAGCCAGCAGTCGGCGCTTAATTGCACAGCCAGCCCTGGACATCAATTCTCTGGAATTGAACCGTCTAAACCCCTTTGGAGAAACGCCCCTTGCGGACCCGCATGAGGGGTGTTGTGGGGACGGGGAGGGAAAACCTCCCTGTTACCCGATTAGACTGCGGCAGATTGCTTTAAGGCATGCATGAGCATGGTGCGTTCCAAAAATCTATCGGCAAGGTAGAAGGAGTTGCAGGAGGGAACGCACCCTACAAGATCGGCGATCGCACTTATAATAGATTGACGAATCGCAGCTTTAAATGTATCGGGTTATACAGAATTCCGAACTCTCTTGACCTAACTGCCGACAGGAACCCTCATGAGACAAAACCCTATTACACTCACTCGCTCTGTATTGCTATGGACGGCACTTGGCATTATCTGCGGTTTATTTGCTGCAATGTATTGGGTAGTACTGATCCATTTGATGCGAGGATTTGAACACGTTGACGGGCTTTCTCTGCTGATTGTTATGCCAGCGGTTGGTTTACTGATTGGCTTCGTGATTCATTGGTTAGGAAATCCTGGCGAAATTGGTTTAATCATCGATAACATTCACCTAAATGGTGGGCGATTAGCCATGCGCGAGAATCCTTCTATGATTCTGTCATCGCTCATCAGCATTGCGAGTGGTGGCAGCGCAGGCCCAGAAGCTCCGATGGTGCAGGTTACAGGTTCAATAGGTACATGGTTGGCCGACCGATTTCGATTACGCGGAGACGCTCTACGAACGCTGAGCATTGCGGGTATGGCATCAGGGTTTACTGTTTTATTTGGTGCTCCGTTAGGGGGTGCATTTTTTGCTCTAGAAATTCTCCATCATCAACGTGTCGTCATGTACGCTGAAGCTATCTTGCCTGCTGTGGTAGCAAGTTGTGCAGGGTACACCATTTTTGTAGCCATTACAAAGTTGGGCATTGGCCCAATCTGGCATCTTCCTCAATACAGTGTCACAAACCTTTTTGATTTTTCCGAAGCTATTATCTATGGAATGATAGGTGCGATCGCAGGTTGGCTCTTTATTACAATATTTCGGAGTTGTGAGCGCTTATTTGGGTTACTACCCAACCGCATTTACTGGAGAACAACCGTTGCAGGGTTAGGGTTAGGGTGCTTGGCTGTTCTATTTCCCATGACTCGCTTCTTTGGCGAACATCAACTTGAAACGATTCTTGAGAAGAACTTTACGCTTTCGTTCTTGATCATTTTGGCGATCGCTAAAATGCTTGCAATTAGCCTAACGGTTACAGGGGGGTGGCGCGGAGGAATCATCATTCCCCTCTTTTTTACAGGAGCGTGTTTGGGAAAAGTGGTGTCTATGTCCCACGTTGGAGTCAATGAAACCTTAGCTATGATTTGTGTAATGGCAGCTCTCAACTCAACTGTGACAAGAACTCCAATTAGCACAACTCTGCTACTTGCTAAGTTAACAGGATTTAATACATTTACCCCTATTCTCTTTGCAAGTATAGTAGGCTTTTTTCTGGCTCCTCGATATCCCTTTATTGCCTCACAGCTAACCACTAAATGAGAAACCCTGTATAACTCTTTGGACCCATTGCAAATAATTTTTATGCCGGTCTAACGGGTCTGTTGAGCGGCTGTCATTAACTTTTGCCATAACACCGATCAACTTTGTCAGTCCGCTCCAACAGATTTGTTCTACTGCTGGCGCTTATGAGTAAAATTGCTCGTACTCGTCATGATCACCGATCCAAAACCATGTCACCGTGTCACCTTCCAAGATTCCAAGAGCACGATGGCTTCGTGTCACTCGCACAGACCAAATGCCCTCCTCGCTGTTAATGCACTTGAAATGCAACGATGGATGAAATGGGTTCTCAGCCCACAAACGGTATGCTTTTCGCGCCCCTGCCCTCACGGAACTGCTTAATTCTCGATA is from Leptolyngbya sp. 'hensonii' and encodes:
- a CDS encoding chloride channel protein, whose amino-acid sequence is MRQNPITLTRSVLLWTALGIICGLFAAMYWVVLIHLMRGFEHVDGLSLLIVMPAVGLLIGFVIHWLGNPGEIGLIIDNIHLNGGRLAMRENPSMILSSLISIASGGSAGPEAPMVQVTGSIGTWLADRFRLRGDALRTLSIAGMASGFTVLFGAPLGGAFFALEILHHQRVVMYAEAILPAVVASCAGYTIFVAITKLGIGPIWHLPQYSVTNLFDFSEAIIYGMIGAIAGWLFITIFRSCERLFGLLPNRIYWRTTVAGLGLGCLAVLFPMTRFFGEHQLETILEKNFTLSFLIILAIAKMLAISLTVTGGWRGGIIIPLFFTGACLGKVVSMSHVGVNETLAMICVMAALNSTVTRTPISTTLLLAKLTGFNTFTPILFASIVGFFLAPRYPFIASQLTTK